The Coregonus clupeaformis isolate EN_2021a chromosome 13, ASM2061545v1, whole genome shotgun sequence genome includes a region encoding these proteins:
- the LOC121580010 gene encoding sodium-dependent proline transporter isoform X2 — MVADCKTTCQDRQLSLGGPTEPASKDIRMHYSFDFAQQSPAQLNGFNLAHDVTNPSSQPQFESRPPSPASPPDPHILPREQWGGKYEFLLSCIGYCVGLGNVWRFPYLCYRNGGGVFLIPYFIMLFFTGVPLFLMELSLGQYGAAGPITVWKCCPLLKGIGIGMLCVSTLVCLYYNVIIAWTFYYLGSSFQSPLPWSCDAPANAYLCGNATTVNSSSGRALSPSEVFWNERVLGVVNSKGLHDPGPVRWPLALCLLAAWIIIFFCMLKGIRSSGKVVYVTATFPYFVLIVLIIRGATLEGSLQGVAFYLTPDWGRLASAQVWNDAASQVFYSLGIGVGGLLSMASYNKFDNNVIRDCLVITIGNCSTSFFAGFAIFSILGHMAWRKGVPVGEVADTGPGLAFVAYPEALALLPGSVFWSILFFLMLFMLGVDTLFGNMEGITTAVLDEFPQLRANMKQKSLFLGLLCFGFYLMGLLLITDGGIYWFTLIDSFATSFGLIIITLFMCIGISFFYGVNQFCQDIIDMICLCPPWCSKVLLYFKACWVFCTPFLLLFILTYIFIEMYNTPLQYGAYVYPRWGKALGVCMGATCCLQIPIWAIVAISKESGTLKDRFKKSIRPLNSWRVNNLNNSGGGEEQIERVEAPFTVNLTDRDTVNLTEVDFTAIAWENGTEA, encoded by the exons ATGGTTGCTGACTGCAAGACCACCTGTCAAGACCGGCAGTTGTCTCTGGGGGGCCCTACTGAACCAGCAAGCAAAGACATCAGGATGCATTACAGCTTTGATTTTGCGCAACAA AGTCCAGCACAGCTGAATGGGTTTAATTTAGCTCATGATGTCACCAATCCCTCATCCCAGCCACAGTTTGAGTCCCGCCCCCCGTCCCCTGCATCCCCACCAGACCCACATATTCTCCCAAGAGAGCAGTGGGGTGGGAAGTATGAGTTTCTGCTCTCCTGTATCGGCTACTGTGTGGGACTGGGGAACGTGTGGAGGTTTCCCTACCTCTGCTACCGCAATGGAGGAG GTGTGTTCCTCATCCCCTACTTCATCATGCTCTTCTTCACCGGTGTCCCCCTCTTCCTCATGGAGCTCAGTCTAGGCCAGTATGGAGCTGCTGGACCAATCACAGTGTGGAAGTGCTGCCCCCTCCTCAAAG GCATTGGCATTGGGATGCTTTGTGTGTCTACGCTGGTGTGCCTCTACTACAACGTGATTATAGCCTGGACCTTCTACTACCTGGGCAGCTCTTTCCAGAGCCCCCTGCCCTGGTCCTGTGATGCCCCAGCCAATGCTTACCTCTGTGGGAACGCCACCACTGTGAACAGTTCCTCTGGCAGAGCCCTCAGCCCCTCAGAGGTCTTCTGGAA TGAGCGTGTTCTGGGTGTGGTGAACAGTAAGGGCCTCCATGACCCTGGTCCTGTCAGGTGGCCCCTGGCCCTCTGCCTCCTGGCTGCCTGGATCATCATCTTCTTCTGCATGCTCAAGGGCATCCGCAGCTCTGGCAAG GTGGTTTATGTGACTGCAACGTTCCCGTACTTCGTGCTGATCGTTTTGATCATCAGGGGTGCTACACTGGAGGGGTCACTTCAGGGTGTGGCCTTCTACCTCACCCCTGACTGGGGCAGGCTAGCCAGTGCACAG GTGTGGAACGATGCTGCCTCACAGGTCTTCTACTCGTTGGGGATTGGTGTTGGGGGGCTGCTCTCCATGGCCTCCTACAATAAGTTTGACAACAATGTCATCAG GGACTGCCTGGTCATCACCATAGGGAACTGCAGCACCAGCTTCTTTGCGGGCTTCGCCATATTCTCAATCCTGGGTCACATGGCCTGGAGGAAGGGAGTGCCTGTTGGAGAGGTGGCAGATACAG GTCCCGGTTTGGCGTTTGTGGCGTACCCAGAAGCCCTTGCTCTACTGCCAGGCTCGGTCTTCTGGTCCATCCTCTTCTTCCTTATGCTTTTCATGCTGGGGGTCGACACTCTG TTTGGTAACATGGAGGGCATCACCACGGCCGTGCTGGATGAGTTCCCACAGCTCAGAGCTAACATGAAGCAGAAGTCTCTGTTCCTGGGACTGCTGTGTTTCGGTTTCTATCTAATGGGACTGCTGTTGATCActgat GGAGGGATTTACTGGTTCACCCTCATCGACTCCTTCGCCACTAGCTTCGGCCTCATTATCATCACCCTCTTCATGTGCATTGGCATCTCCTTCTTCTATG GAGTGAACCAGTTTTGCCAGGACATCATTGACATGATCTGTCTCTGTCCTCCCTGGTGCAGCAAAGTGCTGCTCTACTTCAAAGCATGCTGGGTATTCTGCACCCCATTTCTCCTACTG TTCATTCTGACCTATATCTTCATTGAGATGTACAACACCCCGCTGCAGTATGGGGCCTATGTGTATCCTCGCTGGGGCAAGGCACTGGGCGTGTGCATGGGCGCCACCTGCTGTCTGCAGATCCCCATCTGGGCCATCGTGGCCATCAGCAAGGAGTCTGGGACACTGAAAGAC cgtTTTAAGAAATCCATTCGACCTCTAAATTCCTGGAGGGTGAACAACTTGAACAacagtggagggggagaggagcaaATAGAGAGGGTGGAGGCACCGTTCACGGTAaacctgacagacagagacacggtCAACCTTACAGAGGTGGATTTCACAGCTATAGCCTGGGAAAATGGGACAGAGGCATGA
- the LOC121580010 gene encoding sodium-dependent proline transporter isoform X1 produces MHKLHHILDLHFLITDHTKFAPELRPHQAVLQKDQSEHFVLDCCCEGQHCDRVEYPTAGWTGGWYSAGGKLWLATTPVLQAAATDQAVPALQSPAQLNGFNLAHDVTNPSSQPQFESRPPSPASPPDPHILPREQWGGKYEFLLSCIGYCVGLGNVWRFPYLCYRNGGGVFLIPYFIMLFFTGVPLFLMELSLGQYGAAGPITVWKCCPLLKGIGIGMLCVSTLVCLYYNVIIAWTFYYLGSSFQSPLPWSCDAPANAYLCGNATTVNSSSGRALSPSEVFWNERVLGVVNSKGLHDPGPVRWPLALCLLAAWIIIFFCMLKGIRSSGKVVYVTATFPYFVLIVLIIRGATLEGSLQGVAFYLTPDWGRLASAQVWNDAASQVFYSLGIGVGGLLSMASYNKFDNNVIRDCLVITIGNCSTSFFAGFAIFSILGHMAWRKGVPVGEVADTGPGLAFVAYPEALALLPGSVFWSILFFLMLFMLGVDTLFGNMEGITTAVLDEFPQLRANMKQKSLFLGLLCFGFYLMGLLLITDGGIYWFTLIDSFATSFGLIIITLFMCIGISFFYGVNQFCQDIIDMICLCPPWCSKVLLYFKACWVFCTPFLLLFILTYIFIEMYNTPLQYGAYVYPRWGKALGVCMGATCCLQIPIWAIVAISKESGTLKDRFKKSIRPLNSWRVNNLNNSGGGEEQIERVEAPFTVNLTDRDTVNLTEVDFTAIAWENGTEA; encoded by the exons ATGCACAAGCTCCACCACATtctggaccttcacttcctgatcacagACCACACCAAGTTTGCCCCTGAGCTTCGGCCTCATCAAGCAGTGCTTCAGAAAGACCAGAGTGAACACTTTGTCCTAGATTGCTGTTGTGAAGGACAGCACTGTGACAGGGTTGAATATCCCACAGCTGGTTGGACTGGAGGATGGTACAGTGCTGGTGGAAAGCTATGGCTGGCAACAACACCTGTACTTCAGGCTGCTGCCACAGATCAAGCAGTACCAGCACTTCAG AGTCCAGCACAGCTGAATGGGTTTAATTTAGCTCATGATGTCACCAATCCCTCATCCCAGCCACAGTTTGAGTCCCGCCCCCCGTCCCCTGCATCCCCACCAGACCCACATATTCTCCCAAGAGAGCAGTGGGGTGGGAAGTATGAGTTTCTGCTCTCCTGTATCGGCTACTGTGTGGGACTGGGGAACGTGTGGAGGTTTCCCTACCTCTGCTACCGCAATGGAGGAG GTGTGTTCCTCATCCCCTACTTCATCATGCTCTTCTTCACCGGTGTCCCCCTCTTCCTCATGGAGCTCAGTCTAGGCCAGTATGGAGCTGCTGGACCAATCACAGTGTGGAAGTGCTGCCCCCTCCTCAAAG GCATTGGCATTGGGATGCTTTGTGTGTCTACGCTGGTGTGCCTCTACTACAACGTGATTATAGCCTGGACCTTCTACTACCTGGGCAGCTCTTTCCAGAGCCCCCTGCCCTGGTCCTGTGATGCCCCAGCCAATGCTTACCTCTGTGGGAACGCCACCACTGTGAACAGTTCCTCTGGCAGAGCCCTCAGCCCCTCAGAGGTCTTCTGGAA TGAGCGTGTTCTGGGTGTGGTGAACAGTAAGGGCCTCCATGACCCTGGTCCTGTCAGGTGGCCCCTGGCCCTCTGCCTCCTGGCTGCCTGGATCATCATCTTCTTCTGCATGCTCAAGGGCATCCGCAGCTCTGGCAAG GTGGTTTATGTGACTGCAACGTTCCCGTACTTCGTGCTGATCGTTTTGATCATCAGGGGTGCTACACTGGAGGGGTCACTTCAGGGTGTGGCCTTCTACCTCACCCCTGACTGGGGCAGGCTAGCCAGTGCACAG GTGTGGAACGATGCTGCCTCACAGGTCTTCTACTCGTTGGGGATTGGTGTTGGGGGGCTGCTCTCCATGGCCTCCTACAATAAGTTTGACAACAATGTCATCAG GGACTGCCTGGTCATCACCATAGGGAACTGCAGCACCAGCTTCTTTGCGGGCTTCGCCATATTCTCAATCCTGGGTCACATGGCCTGGAGGAAGGGAGTGCCTGTTGGAGAGGTGGCAGATACAG GTCCCGGTTTGGCGTTTGTGGCGTACCCAGAAGCCCTTGCTCTACTGCCAGGCTCGGTCTTCTGGTCCATCCTCTTCTTCCTTATGCTTTTCATGCTGGGGGTCGACACTCTG TTTGGTAACATGGAGGGCATCACCACGGCCGTGCTGGATGAGTTCCCACAGCTCAGAGCTAACATGAAGCAGAAGTCTCTGTTCCTGGGACTGCTGTGTTTCGGTTTCTATCTAATGGGACTGCTGTTGATCActgat GGAGGGATTTACTGGTTCACCCTCATCGACTCCTTCGCCACTAGCTTCGGCCTCATTATCATCACCCTCTTCATGTGCATTGGCATCTCCTTCTTCTATG GAGTGAACCAGTTTTGCCAGGACATCATTGACATGATCTGTCTCTGTCCTCCCTGGTGCAGCAAAGTGCTGCTCTACTTCAAAGCATGCTGGGTATTCTGCACCCCATTTCTCCTACTG TTCATTCTGACCTATATCTTCATTGAGATGTACAACACCCCGCTGCAGTATGGGGCCTATGTGTATCCTCGCTGGGGCAAGGCACTGGGCGTGTGCATGGGCGCCACCTGCTGTCTGCAGATCCCCATCTGGGCCATCGTGGCCATCAGCAAGGAGTCTGGGACACTGAAAGAC cgtTTTAAGAAATCCATTCGACCTCTAAATTCCTGGAGGGTGAACAACTTGAACAacagtggagggggagaggagcaaATAGAGAGGGTGGAGGCACCGTTCACGGTAaacctgacagacagagacacggtCAACCTTACAGAGGTGGATTTCACAGCTATAGCCTGGGAAAATGGGACAGAGGCATGA
- the LOC121580010 gene encoding sodium-dependent proline transporter isoform X3, producing MPSEEPKTAPGNITEKKSPQQQGSPAQLNGFNLAHDVTNPSSQPQFESRPPSPASPPDPHILPREQWGGKYEFLLSCIGYCVGLGNVWRFPYLCYRNGGGVFLIPYFIMLFFTGVPLFLMELSLGQYGAAGPITVWKCCPLLKGIGIGMLCVSTLVCLYYNVIIAWTFYYLGSSFQSPLPWSCDAPANAYLCGNATTVNSSSGRALSPSEVFWNERVLGVVNSKGLHDPGPVRWPLALCLLAAWIIIFFCMLKGIRSSGKVVYVTATFPYFVLIVLIIRGATLEGSLQGVAFYLTPDWGRLASAQVWNDAASQVFYSLGIGVGGLLSMASYNKFDNNVIRDCLVITIGNCSTSFFAGFAIFSILGHMAWRKGVPVGEVADTGPGLAFVAYPEALALLPGSVFWSILFFLMLFMLGVDTLFGNMEGITTAVLDEFPQLRANMKQKSLFLGLLCFGFYLMGLLLITDGGIYWFTLIDSFATSFGLIIITLFMCIGISFFYGVNQFCQDIIDMICLCPPWCSKVLLYFKACWVFCTPFLLLFILTYIFIEMYNTPLQYGAYVYPRWGKALGVCMGATCCLQIPIWAIVAISKESGTLKDRFKKSIRPLNSWRVNNLNNSGGGEEQIERVEAPFTVNLTDRDTVNLTEVDFTAIAWENGTEA from the exons ATGCCGAGCGAGGAGCCAAAAACGGCACCTGGGAACATTACAGAGAAAAAATCACCACAACAACAAGGG AGTCCAGCACAGCTGAATGGGTTTAATTTAGCTCATGATGTCACCAATCCCTCATCCCAGCCACAGTTTGAGTCCCGCCCCCCGTCCCCTGCATCCCCACCAGACCCACATATTCTCCCAAGAGAGCAGTGGGGTGGGAAGTATGAGTTTCTGCTCTCCTGTATCGGCTACTGTGTGGGACTGGGGAACGTGTGGAGGTTTCCCTACCTCTGCTACCGCAATGGAGGAG GTGTGTTCCTCATCCCCTACTTCATCATGCTCTTCTTCACCGGTGTCCCCCTCTTCCTCATGGAGCTCAGTCTAGGCCAGTATGGAGCTGCTGGACCAATCACAGTGTGGAAGTGCTGCCCCCTCCTCAAAG GCATTGGCATTGGGATGCTTTGTGTGTCTACGCTGGTGTGCCTCTACTACAACGTGATTATAGCCTGGACCTTCTACTACCTGGGCAGCTCTTTCCAGAGCCCCCTGCCCTGGTCCTGTGATGCCCCAGCCAATGCTTACCTCTGTGGGAACGCCACCACTGTGAACAGTTCCTCTGGCAGAGCCCTCAGCCCCTCAGAGGTCTTCTGGAA TGAGCGTGTTCTGGGTGTGGTGAACAGTAAGGGCCTCCATGACCCTGGTCCTGTCAGGTGGCCCCTGGCCCTCTGCCTCCTGGCTGCCTGGATCATCATCTTCTTCTGCATGCTCAAGGGCATCCGCAGCTCTGGCAAG GTGGTTTATGTGACTGCAACGTTCCCGTACTTCGTGCTGATCGTTTTGATCATCAGGGGTGCTACACTGGAGGGGTCACTTCAGGGTGTGGCCTTCTACCTCACCCCTGACTGGGGCAGGCTAGCCAGTGCACAG GTGTGGAACGATGCTGCCTCACAGGTCTTCTACTCGTTGGGGATTGGTGTTGGGGGGCTGCTCTCCATGGCCTCCTACAATAAGTTTGACAACAATGTCATCAG GGACTGCCTGGTCATCACCATAGGGAACTGCAGCACCAGCTTCTTTGCGGGCTTCGCCATATTCTCAATCCTGGGTCACATGGCCTGGAGGAAGGGAGTGCCTGTTGGAGAGGTGGCAGATACAG GTCCCGGTTTGGCGTTTGTGGCGTACCCAGAAGCCCTTGCTCTACTGCCAGGCTCGGTCTTCTGGTCCATCCTCTTCTTCCTTATGCTTTTCATGCTGGGGGTCGACACTCTG TTTGGTAACATGGAGGGCATCACCACGGCCGTGCTGGATGAGTTCCCACAGCTCAGAGCTAACATGAAGCAGAAGTCTCTGTTCCTGGGACTGCTGTGTTTCGGTTTCTATCTAATGGGACTGCTGTTGATCActgat GGAGGGATTTACTGGTTCACCCTCATCGACTCCTTCGCCACTAGCTTCGGCCTCATTATCATCACCCTCTTCATGTGCATTGGCATCTCCTTCTTCTATG GAGTGAACCAGTTTTGCCAGGACATCATTGACATGATCTGTCTCTGTCCTCCCTGGTGCAGCAAAGTGCTGCTCTACTTCAAAGCATGCTGGGTATTCTGCACCCCATTTCTCCTACTG TTCATTCTGACCTATATCTTCATTGAGATGTACAACACCCCGCTGCAGTATGGGGCCTATGTGTATCCTCGCTGGGGCAAGGCACTGGGCGTGTGCATGGGCGCCACCTGCTGTCTGCAGATCCCCATCTGGGCCATCGTGGCCATCAGCAAGGAGTCTGGGACACTGAAAGAC cgtTTTAAGAAATCCATTCGACCTCTAAATTCCTGGAGGGTGAACAACTTGAACAacagtggagggggagaggagcaaATAGAGAGGGTGGAGGCACCGTTCACGGTAaacctgacagacagagacacggtCAACCTTACAGAGGTGGATTTCACAGCTATAGCCTGGGAAAATGGGACAGAGGCATGA
- the LOC121580010 gene encoding sodium-dependent proline transporter isoform X4 produces MEKPCAGWQLSRCSVFLIPYFIMLFFTGVPLFLMELSLGQYGAAGPITVWKCCPLLKGIGIGMLCVSTLVCLYYNVIIAWTFYYLGSSFQSPLPWSCDAPANAYLCGNATTVNSSSGRALSPSEVFWNERVLGVVNSKGLHDPGPVRWPLALCLLAAWIIIFFCMLKGIRSSGKVVYVTATFPYFVLIVLIIRGATLEGSLQGVAFYLTPDWGRLASAQVWNDAASQVFYSLGIGVGGLLSMASYNKFDNNVIRDCLVITIGNCSTSFFAGFAIFSILGHMAWRKGVPVGEVADTGPGLAFVAYPEALALLPGSVFWSILFFLMLFMLGVDTLFGNMEGITTAVLDEFPQLRANMKQKSLFLGLLCFGFYLMGLLLITDGGIYWFTLIDSFATSFGLIIITLFMCIGISFFYGVNQFCQDIIDMICLCPPWCSKVLLYFKACWVFCTPFLLLFILTYIFIEMYNTPLQYGAYVYPRWGKALGVCMGATCCLQIPIWAIVAISKESGTLKDRFKKSIRPLNSWRVNNLNNSGGGEEQIERVEAPFTVNLTDRDTVNLTEVDFTAIAWENGTEA; encoded by the exons ATGGAAAAACCCTGTGCTGGCTGGCAGCTTTCCAGATGTA GTGTGTTCCTCATCCCCTACTTCATCATGCTCTTCTTCACCGGTGTCCCCCTCTTCCTCATGGAGCTCAGTCTAGGCCAGTATGGAGCTGCTGGACCAATCACAGTGTGGAAGTGCTGCCCCCTCCTCAAAG GCATTGGCATTGGGATGCTTTGTGTGTCTACGCTGGTGTGCCTCTACTACAACGTGATTATAGCCTGGACCTTCTACTACCTGGGCAGCTCTTTCCAGAGCCCCCTGCCCTGGTCCTGTGATGCCCCAGCCAATGCTTACCTCTGTGGGAACGCCACCACTGTGAACAGTTCCTCTGGCAGAGCCCTCAGCCCCTCAGAGGTCTTCTGGAA TGAGCGTGTTCTGGGTGTGGTGAACAGTAAGGGCCTCCATGACCCTGGTCCTGTCAGGTGGCCCCTGGCCCTCTGCCTCCTGGCTGCCTGGATCATCATCTTCTTCTGCATGCTCAAGGGCATCCGCAGCTCTGGCAAG GTGGTTTATGTGACTGCAACGTTCCCGTACTTCGTGCTGATCGTTTTGATCATCAGGGGTGCTACACTGGAGGGGTCACTTCAGGGTGTGGCCTTCTACCTCACCCCTGACTGGGGCAGGCTAGCCAGTGCACAG GTGTGGAACGATGCTGCCTCACAGGTCTTCTACTCGTTGGGGATTGGTGTTGGGGGGCTGCTCTCCATGGCCTCCTACAATAAGTTTGACAACAATGTCATCAG GGACTGCCTGGTCATCACCATAGGGAACTGCAGCACCAGCTTCTTTGCGGGCTTCGCCATATTCTCAATCCTGGGTCACATGGCCTGGAGGAAGGGAGTGCCTGTTGGAGAGGTGGCAGATACAG GTCCCGGTTTGGCGTTTGTGGCGTACCCAGAAGCCCTTGCTCTACTGCCAGGCTCGGTCTTCTGGTCCATCCTCTTCTTCCTTATGCTTTTCATGCTGGGGGTCGACACTCTG TTTGGTAACATGGAGGGCATCACCACGGCCGTGCTGGATGAGTTCCCACAGCTCAGAGCTAACATGAAGCAGAAGTCTCTGTTCCTGGGACTGCTGTGTTTCGGTTTCTATCTAATGGGACTGCTGTTGATCActgat GGAGGGATTTACTGGTTCACCCTCATCGACTCCTTCGCCACTAGCTTCGGCCTCATTATCATCACCCTCTTCATGTGCATTGGCATCTCCTTCTTCTATG GAGTGAACCAGTTTTGCCAGGACATCATTGACATGATCTGTCTCTGTCCTCCCTGGTGCAGCAAAGTGCTGCTCTACTTCAAAGCATGCTGGGTATTCTGCACCCCATTTCTCCTACTG TTCATTCTGACCTATATCTTCATTGAGATGTACAACACCCCGCTGCAGTATGGGGCCTATGTGTATCCTCGCTGGGGCAAGGCACTGGGCGTGTGCATGGGCGCCACCTGCTGTCTGCAGATCCCCATCTGGGCCATCGTGGCCATCAGCAAGGAGTCTGGGACACTGAAAGAC cgtTTTAAGAAATCCATTCGACCTCTAAATTCCTGGAGGGTGAACAACTTGAACAacagtggagggggagaggagcaaATAGAGAGGGTGGAGGCACCGTTCACGGTAaacctgacagacagagacacggtCAACCTTACAGAGGTGGATTTCACAGCTATAGCCTGGGAAAATGGGACAGAGGCATGA
- the LOC121580010 gene encoding sodium-dependent proline transporter isoform X5, whose product MLFFTGVPLFLMELSLGQYGAAGPITVWKCCPLLKGIGIGMLCVSTLVCLYYNVIIAWTFYYLGSSFQSPLPWSCDAPANAYLCGNATTVNSSSGRALSPSEVFWNERVLGVVNSKGLHDPGPVRWPLALCLLAAWIIIFFCMLKGIRSSGKVVYVTATFPYFVLIVLIIRGATLEGSLQGVAFYLTPDWGRLASAQVWNDAASQVFYSLGIGVGGLLSMASYNKFDNNVIRDCLVITIGNCSTSFFAGFAIFSILGHMAWRKGVPVGEVADTGPGLAFVAYPEALALLPGSVFWSILFFLMLFMLGVDTLFGNMEGITTAVLDEFPQLRANMKQKSLFLGLLCFGFYLMGLLLITDGGIYWFTLIDSFATSFGLIIITLFMCIGISFFYGVNQFCQDIIDMICLCPPWCSKVLLYFKACWVFCTPFLLLFILTYIFIEMYNTPLQYGAYVYPRWGKALGVCMGATCCLQIPIWAIVAISKESGTLKDRFKKSIRPLNSWRVNNLNNSGGGEEQIERVEAPFTVNLTDRDTVNLTEVDFTAIAWENGTEA is encoded by the exons ATGCTCTTCTTCACCGGTGTCCCCCTCTTCCTCATGGAGCTCAGTCTAGGCCAGTATGGAGCTGCTGGACCAATCACAGTGTGGAAGTGCTGCCCCCTCCTCAAAG GCATTGGCATTGGGATGCTTTGTGTGTCTACGCTGGTGTGCCTCTACTACAACGTGATTATAGCCTGGACCTTCTACTACCTGGGCAGCTCTTTCCAGAGCCCCCTGCCCTGGTCCTGTGATGCCCCAGCCAATGCTTACCTCTGTGGGAACGCCACCACTGTGAACAGTTCCTCTGGCAGAGCCCTCAGCCCCTCAGAGGTCTTCTGGAA TGAGCGTGTTCTGGGTGTGGTGAACAGTAAGGGCCTCCATGACCCTGGTCCTGTCAGGTGGCCCCTGGCCCTCTGCCTCCTGGCTGCCTGGATCATCATCTTCTTCTGCATGCTCAAGGGCATCCGCAGCTCTGGCAAG GTGGTTTATGTGACTGCAACGTTCCCGTACTTCGTGCTGATCGTTTTGATCATCAGGGGTGCTACACTGGAGGGGTCACTTCAGGGTGTGGCCTTCTACCTCACCCCTGACTGGGGCAGGCTAGCCAGTGCACAG GTGTGGAACGATGCTGCCTCACAGGTCTTCTACTCGTTGGGGATTGGTGTTGGGGGGCTGCTCTCCATGGCCTCCTACAATAAGTTTGACAACAATGTCATCAG GGACTGCCTGGTCATCACCATAGGGAACTGCAGCACCAGCTTCTTTGCGGGCTTCGCCATATTCTCAATCCTGGGTCACATGGCCTGGAGGAAGGGAGTGCCTGTTGGAGAGGTGGCAGATACAG GTCCCGGTTTGGCGTTTGTGGCGTACCCAGAAGCCCTTGCTCTACTGCCAGGCTCGGTCTTCTGGTCCATCCTCTTCTTCCTTATGCTTTTCATGCTGGGGGTCGACACTCTG TTTGGTAACATGGAGGGCATCACCACGGCCGTGCTGGATGAGTTCCCACAGCTCAGAGCTAACATGAAGCAGAAGTCTCTGTTCCTGGGACTGCTGTGTTTCGGTTTCTATCTAATGGGACTGCTGTTGATCActgat GGAGGGATTTACTGGTTCACCCTCATCGACTCCTTCGCCACTAGCTTCGGCCTCATTATCATCACCCTCTTCATGTGCATTGGCATCTCCTTCTTCTATG GAGTGAACCAGTTTTGCCAGGACATCATTGACATGATCTGTCTCTGTCCTCCCTGGTGCAGCAAAGTGCTGCTCTACTTCAAAGCATGCTGGGTATTCTGCACCCCATTTCTCCTACTG TTCATTCTGACCTATATCTTCATTGAGATGTACAACACCCCGCTGCAGTATGGGGCCTATGTGTATCCTCGCTGGGGCAAGGCACTGGGCGTGTGCATGGGCGCCACCTGCTGTCTGCAGATCCCCATCTGGGCCATCGTGGCCATCAGCAAGGAGTCTGGGACACTGAAAGAC cgtTTTAAGAAATCCATTCGACCTCTAAATTCCTGGAGGGTGAACAACTTGAACAacagtggagggggagaggagcaaATAGAGAGGGTGGAGGCACCGTTCACGGTAaacctgacagacagagacacggtCAACCTTACAGAGGTGGATTTCACAGCTATAGCCTGGGAAAATGGGACAGAGGCATGA